TGACCTAAGAATTGAAGTTCTAAAAGTAGGTAACAAAAATAAAAACAGCAAAACTATTGAGCAACACGACTTCGTACTATATATACCTATTTATTCCCGTGTCGTAAGCTATAGTTGGGGTGAAAGATATGGCGAAAATATATAGAGATCAAGATGTCTCCCTGGATCCGCTTAAGGATAAAGTTATAGCCGTAATAGGTTACGGTAATCAAGGAAGACCCTGGGCTCTAAACCTACGTGATTCTGGATTAAATGTTGTTATAGGTCTAAAGATTAGAGATTATAGTTGGAAACAGGCTGAAGAAGATGGATTCACACCTATGTCTATCGAAGATGCTGTAAATAATGCCGATGTAATTATCTTTATGGTACCCGACATGGTGCAGCCAGAAATTTGGGAAAAGCATGTGAAATCGTTCATGAAGAATGGTGCGGATCTTGTTTTCGCACATGGATTCAACATACACTTTAAGTTGATAGTCCCTCCATCAACATCTGATGTATATATGATTGCCCCTAAAGCACCTGGAGCAATGGTTAGGAGAATGTTTGAGAAAGGTAGTGGTGTTCCAGTACTTGTTGCTGTATATCAAGATGTTTCTGGAAAAGCTCTTCAGAAGGCTCTTGCAATAGCTAAAGGTCTAGGAGCTACACGCATAGGTGCTATAGAGACTACCTTTAAGGAAGAGACAGAAACCGACCTCTTCGGTGAACAAGTAATACTTGTTGGAGGCATAATGGAATTGATAAAAGCTTCATTCCAAACACTTGTAGAAGCTGGATACCAACCCGAGGTAGCTTATTTTGAGACCGTTAATGAGCTTAAACTAAT
This sequence is a window from Ignisphaera sp.. Protein-coding genes within it:
- the ilvC gene encoding ketol-acid reductoisomerase; the encoded protein is MAKIYRDQDVSLDPLKDKVIAVIGYGNQGRPWALNLRDSGLNVVIGLKIRDYSWKQAEEDGFTPMSIEDAVNNADVIIFMVPDMVQPEIWEKHVKSFMKNGADLVFAHGFNIHFKLIVPPSTSDVYMIAPKAPGAMVRRMFEKGSGVPVLVAVYQDVSGKALQKALAIAKGLGATRIGAIETTFKEETETDLFGEQVILVGGIMELIKASFQTLVEAGYQPEVAYFETVNELKLIVDLIYERGLIGMLKAVSDTAKYGGITVGKYIIDQNVRAKMKSVLDRIKSGEFAKEWLNEYRNGMPTVKKELSELENSVLEKTGRWLREEFILREQQK